A window from Listeria seeligeri serovar 1/2b str. SLCC3954 encodes these proteins:
- the secE gene encoding preprotein translocase subunit SecE: MSAIARFFRNVSSEMHKVTWPTRKELLTYTVTVVITVILFAVFFMVIDFGIEQLIQLIM; the protein is encoded by the coding sequence ATGTCTGCAATTGCAAGATTCTTTCGGAACGTTTCATCCGAAATGCACAAAGTTACGTGGCCAACTAGAAAAGAACTTTTAACATACACTGTAACAGTAGTTATTACAGTTATCTTATTTGCTGTGTTCTTTATGGTTATTGATTTCGGGATTGAACAATTAATTCAACTTATTATGTAG
- a CDS encoding NYN domain-containing protein, translating into MEQILLVDGYNVIGAWPELSYLKERDLEAARDKLIEWMAEYQSYTGYRVVVVFDAQFVRGVKRKSVKHRIEVVFTHEDETADEFIEQKAIEWKDARTQIIVATSDYTEQWAIFGQGALRISSRELLFEIQEMSKKVGQKIKKIQEEMPKSNLNLNSDVISELEKWRRGEQ; encoded by the coding sequence ATGGAACAGATTCTGCTAGTTGATGGATATAATGTGATTGGCGCTTGGCCAGAGTTAAGTTATCTGAAAGAGCGTGATTTAGAGGCTGCCCGTGATAAACTGATTGAATGGATGGCTGAGTATCAAAGTTATACAGGGTACAGAGTGGTGGTCGTGTTTGATGCGCAGTTTGTCCGCGGAGTGAAGCGGAAAAGTGTGAAACATAGGATTGAAGTTGTTTTTACGCATGAAGATGAGACGGCAGATGAATTTATTGAACAAAAAGCAATCGAATGGAAAGATGCGCGAACACAGATTATAGTGGCAACTTCTGATTATACAGAACAGTGGGCGATATTCGGTCAAGGTGCGCTAAGAATTTCTTCCCGAGAACTACTTTTTGAAATTCAAGAAATGAGTAAAAAAGTAGGGCAGAAAATCAAAAAAATCCAAGAAGAAATGCCGAAATCTAACCTCAATTTAAATTCTGATGTTATTTCAGAGCTAGAAAAGTGGCGTAGAGGCGAGCAATAA
- a CDS encoding Imm63 family immunity protein, with protein MKQAKEIYLELKREAYFFELDFPLYLGNGQGAGELCMDYNEEDGYMLYGYERGKRFSEFKTNDLEEFRYEVFLHLCWYMGMEFELRHRKEDIKRDDNILETDTRKIAFEKTLQLLKIVNPAWIDKAALGYTAYLNLWRKKQNVYFDKEAMEFKVNP; from the coding sequence GTGAAGCAAGCTAAAGAAATCTACTTAGAATTAAAACGAGAAGCTTACTTTTTTGAGCTTGATTTCCCATTATACTTAGGTAATGGTCAAGGCGCTGGCGAACTTTGTATGGATTATAATGAAGAAGATGGCTATATGCTCTATGGTTATGAACGAGGCAAACGCTTCAGTGAATTTAAAACAAATGATTTGGAAGAGTTCAGATATGAAGTTTTTTTACATCTTTGCTGGTATATGGGAATGGAATTTGAGTTAAGGCACCGAAAAGAAGATATAAAAAGAGACGATAACATTCTTGAAACCGACACGCGAAAAATTGCTTTTGAAAAAACATTACAATTATTAAAAATAGTGAATCCGGCATGGATAGACAAGGCGGCGCTAGGTTATACAGCTTATTTGAATCTCTGGCGCAAAAAGCAAAATGTTTATTTTGATAAAGAAGCGATGGAGTTTAAAGTAAATCCATAA
- a CDS encoding Mini-ribonuclease 3, translated as MAEVKDYKQLNGLALAYMGDAVYEKFIREYLLAAGKTKPNQLHKTATKFVSAKGQAVALKQLIADDFLTEEEAGIAKRGRNAKSYTVPKNTDPATYSMSTSFEAVLGYLYLAGELNRLQELMEKSLEIVEKGVENN; from the coding sequence ATGGCAGAAGTAAAAGATTACAAACAACTCAATGGTCTCGCACTTGCGTATATGGGCGATGCTGTTTATGAAAAATTTATCCGCGAATATTTACTTGCTGCTGGTAAAACAAAACCTAATCAATTGCACAAGACGGCAACTAAATTTGTCTCAGCGAAAGGTCAAGCTGTGGCGTTAAAACAATTAATTGCCGATGACTTTTTGACAGAAGAAGAAGCGGGAATTGCAAAACGAGGTCGAAATGCAAAATCATACACTGTTCCCAAAAATACCGATCCAGCAACATACAGCATGTCTACTTCATTCGAGGCGGTGCTTGGATACCTTTATTTAGCGGGAGAACTTAATAGACTACAAGAATTGATGGAAAAGTCGCTTGAAATAGTAGAAAAAGGAGTGGAGAACAACTAA
- the radA gene encoding DNA repair protein RadA, translating to MAKAKRTTKFVCQACGYESPKWMGKCPNCNEWNQMVEALEPSKKSRSAFNHTGEVAKATPITQIASEEEARVETRMPELNRVLGGGVVPGSMVLVGGDPGIGKSTLLLQVSAQLTLTNKKVLYISGEESIKQTKLRAERLQVSGDNLYVYAETNLEAVQETIDFVKPDFVVIDSIQTVYHPDVTSAAGSVSQVRECTAALMRIAKMQNIAIFIVGHVTKEGAIAGPRLLEHMVDTVLYFEGERHHAYRILRAVKNRFGSTNEIGIFEMRDVGLVEVANPSEVFLEERLEGASGSTVVASMEGTRPVLVEIQALVSPTMFGNAKRMATGIDYNKVSLIMAVLEKRVGLMLQNQDAYLKAAGGVKLDEPAVDLAIAVSVASSYRDKPTKSTDCFIGELGLTGEIRRVARIEQRVQEAAKLGFKRIFIPKNNEGAWKIPKDVQVVGVETIGEALKKALPD from the coding sequence ATGGCTAAGGCAAAAAGGACGACCAAATTTGTATGTCAGGCATGTGGATATGAATCGCCAAAGTGGATGGGGAAATGTCCAAATTGCAATGAATGGAATCAAATGGTGGAAGCGCTAGAACCATCCAAAAAATCGCGCTCTGCTTTTAATCATACAGGGGAAGTAGCGAAGGCAACTCCAATTACACAAATTGCGAGTGAAGAAGAAGCTCGAGTGGAAACGAGGATGCCTGAATTAAATCGAGTTCTTGGTGGAGGAGTCGTTCCGGGTTCCATGGTTCTAGTTGGTGGGGATCCAGGTATCGGGAAATCAACTTTATTACTTCAAGTCTCTGCACAACTGACACTAACAAATAAAAAAGTATTATATATTTCAGGGGAAGAATCAATTAAACAAACAAAACTTCGTGCTGAACGATTACAAGTTTCGGGAGATAATTTATATGTCTATGCAGAAACAAATTTAGAAGCAGTGCAAGAAACAATTGATTTTGTAAAACCGGATTTTGTCGTAATTGATTCAATCCAAACAGTTTATCATCCTGATGTAACAAGCGCTGCCGGGAGTGTATCACAAGTTCGTGAATGTACAGCTGCTTTAATGCGAATTGCTAAAATGCAAAATATCGCTATTTTCATAGTTGGTCACGTAACAAAAGAAGGAGCAATTGCTGGGCCACGTTTGCTTGAGCACATGGTAGATACTGTGCTTTATTTTGAAGGTGAGCGTCATCATGCTTACCGGATTTTGCGCGCTGTGAAAAACCGTTTTGGCTCAACAAATGAAATTGGGATTTTTGAAATGCGTGATGTGGGGCTCGTTGAAGTTGCAAATCCATCTGAGGTTTTTTTAGAGGAACGTTTAGAAGGGGCTTCGGGGTCAACGGTTGTTGCATCTATGGAAGGAACTCGCCCAGTACTTGTGGAAATTCAAGCGCTTGTTTCGCCAACGATGTTTGGGAATGCTAAACGAATGGCAACCGGAATTGATTATAATAAAGTATCGCTAATTATGGCCGTTTTGGAAAAAAGAGTTGGTTTAATGCTACAAAATCAAGATGCTTATTTGAAAGCGGCGGGTGGCGTTAAGTTGGATGAACCAGCAGTCGATTTGGCTATTGCGGTTAGTGTGGCGTCTAGTTATAGGGATAAGCCGACAAAAAGTACCGATTGCTTTATTGGCGAACTCGGGCTGACAGGAGAAATTCGTCGTGTAGCAAGAATAGAACAACGAGTGCAAGAGGCAGCTAAGCTAGGTTTTAAACGGATTTTTATTCCGAAAAATAATGAAGGTGCTTGGAAAATACCGAAAGACGTGCAAGTGGTTGGGGTAGAAACGATTGGAGAAGCTTTAAAGAAGGCATTACCTGATTGA
- the ispD gene encoding 2-C-methyl-D-erythritol 4-phosphate cytidylyltransferase yields the protein MNYELIFLAAGQGKRMNAKQNKMWLDLVGEPIFIHALRPFLADNRCSKMIIVCQDAERKHVEKLMQQLNVAEKRVEIVKGGSERQFSVAAGLERAGSEQVILVHDGARPFVTLDIIDRLLIGVEKNRAAICAVKVKDTVKRVKNDIVQETVDREDLWQVQTPQAFELPILQKAHGLAKEEQFLGTDEASLVERLPFPVTIVQGSYYNIKLTTPEDMPLAKGILGEINIESSIINED from the coding sequence ATGAATTATGAGCTGATTTTTTTAGCAGCAGGGCAAGGCAAACGCATGAACGCGAAACAAAATAAAATGTGGTTAGATTTAGTTGGTGAACCTATATTTATTCATGCCTTACGTCCGTTTCTAGCTGATAATCGTTGTTCAAAAATGATTATTGTCTGTCAAGATGCTGAAAGAAAGCATGTGGAAAAATTAATGCAACAGCTGAATGTGGCTGAAAAGCGTGTGGAAATTGTAAAAGGTGGAAGCGAGCGCCAATTCAGTGTGGCTGCGGGCCTTGAGAGAGCCGGTTCGGAGCAAGTAATTCTTGTACATGACGGAGCAAGACCTTTTGTAACGTTAGATATCATTGATCGTTTGCTTATCGGCGTAGAGAAGAATAGAGCAGCCATCTGTGCCGTAAAAGTGAAAGACACAGTGAAGCGGGTTAAGAATGACATAGTGCAAGAAACGGTGGATAGGGAAGATTTGTGGCAGGTTCAAACTCCGCAAGCTTTTGAATTGCCGATTTTACAAAAAGCACACGGGTTAGCTAAGGAAGAACAATTTCTTGGAACAGATGAGGCGAGTTTGGTCGAGCGCCTTCCATTTCCTGTAACAATTGTCCAAGGAAGTTATTACAATATTAAACTAACCACCCCAGAAGATATGCCGCTTGCTAAGGGTATTTTAGGAGAAATTAATATTGAATCGAGCATAATTAACGAAGATTAG
- a CDS encoding PIN/TRAM domain-containing protein, whose protein sequence is MLTWVIRVCFLILGGTTGVFSLPMLWMKLGIGHILLINNPYTNALIGALIFYLITFWAVKYVEAALNWLEEKLAKIAITTLIYGGLGLFVGLVIAFFASNALSQTNIPLLNSVVPVILTLVLGYLGFRIGISRRNEFGNFVNNRNAKKKTPEEERTEEKSKKTYKILDTSVIIDGRIADILATGFLDGTVVIPLFVLAELQHIADSSDTLKRTRGRRGLDILNRIQKDESIQVEMYEGDFEDTPEVDSKLVKLAKVMGGIVVTNDYNLNKVCEFQNVPVLNINDLANAVKPVVLPGEKMTVLMVKDGKEHNQGVAYLDDGTMIVVEDGRKFINETIQVEVTSVLQTSAGRMIFAKPS, encoded by the coding sequence ATGCTTACATGGGTAATTCGAGTATGTTTTTTAATTCTTGGCGGGACAACGGGAGTCTTTTCATTGCCAATGCTTTGGATGAAGCTAGGAATAGGACATATTCTGCTAATTAATAATCCTTATACTAATGCTTTGATTGGTGCACTTATATTTTATCTTATTACTTTTTGGGCGGTGAAATATGTAGAAGCCGCACTTAATTGGTTAGAGGAAAAATTAGCTAAAATTGCTATTACCACGCTTATTTATGGTGGACTTGGCTTGTTTGTTGGTTTGGTCATTGCTTTTTTTGCCAGCAATGCGCTAAGTCAAACAAATATTCCGCTTTTAAATTCGGTAGTACCAGTTATTTTAACATTAGTACTTGGTTATTTAGGATTCCGGATTGGAATAAGTCGTCGTAATGAATTTGGGAATTTTGTCAATAACAGAAATGCGAAGAAAAAAACACCAGAAGAAGAACGTACTGAGGAAAAATCTAAAAAGACGTATAAGATTTTGGATACAAGCGTCATTATTGATGGTCGTATTGCGGATATTTTAGCAACTGGATTTTTAGACGGAACGGTGGTCATTCCACTTTTTGTACTAGCTGAACTTCAGCATATTGCAGATTCATCAGATACACTTAAACGTACAAGAGGTCGTCGTGGTTTAGATATTTTAAATCGCATTCAAAAAGACGAATCAATTCAAGTGGAAATGTATGAAGGTGATTTCGAGGACACACCAGAAGTAGACAGCAAACTTGTAAAACTTGCTAAAGTTATGGGTGGAATTGTTGTTACCAATGATTATAACTTGAATAAAGTATGTGAATTCCAAAATGTACCAGTTTTAAATATTAATGACTTGGCAAATGCTGTTAAACCAGTTGTTTTACCAGGTGAAAAAATGACTGTTCTCATGGTGAAAGATGGAAAAGAGCATAATCAAGGTGTTGCATATTTAGATGATGGAACAATGATTGTTGTAGAAGATGGGCGTAAATTTATTAATGAAACCATTCAAGTAGAAGTAACTAGTGTGCTTCAGACATCAGCAGGAAGAATGATTTTTGCTAAACCATCCTGA
- the rlmB gene encoding 23S rRNA (guanosine(2251)-2'-O)-methyltransferase RlmB, with protein sequence MEQENEQEWIGGRNPVLEVLRSDRDIHKIYVQEGTQKGVLKQVLTLAKERKVQVQFVPKQKIEKVVSGVHQGVAAQVAAYQYAELDDLFNAAEAKGEMPFFIILDELEDPHNLGSIMRTADSVGAHGIIIPKRRSVGLTQTVAKASTGAMEYVPVVRVTNMVRTMEELQKRGLWIFGTDAKGSSDYRTMDVDMPLAIVIGSEGFGMSRLVREKCDFLIHLPMRGKVTSLNASVAASLLLYEVYRKRFPLEK encoded by the coding sequence ATGGAACAAGAAAACGAACAAGAGTGGATTGGCGGTAGAAACCCAGTCCTTGAAGTATTACGATCAGACAGAGATATTCATAAAATATATGTACAAGAAGGCACGCAAAAAGGTGTTTTAAAGCAAGTTTTAACACTGGCGAAAGAACGTAAAGTCCAAGTACAATTTGTGCCAAAACAAAAAATTGAAAAAGTGGTTAGCGGTGTGCATCAAGGTGTTGCAGCTCAAGTCGCAGCGTACCAATACGCGGAATTAGATGACTTATTCAATGCAGCTGAAGCAAAAGGTGAAATGCCATTTTTCATTATTTTAGATGAGCTAGAAGATCCGCATAACCTTGGTTCCATCATGCGTACAGCAGATTCAGTTGGCGCACACGGGATTATTATTCCGAAACGTCGCTCAGTTGGTTTAACTCAAACTGTTGCAAAAGCTAGTACAGGTGCGATGGAGTATGTTCCGGTTGTCCGGGTGACGAATATGGTGCGGACAATGGAAGAACTACAAAAACGTGGCTTATGGATTTTTGGAACAGATGCAAAAGGCAGTAGCGATTACCGTACAATGGACGTAGATATGCCACTTGCGATTGTTATTGGTAGTGAAGGCTTTGGGATGAGCAGATTAGTTCGAGAAAAATGCGATTTCCTTATTCACTTACCAATGCGTGGCAAAGTTACATCTTTAAATGCCTCTGTCGCAGCAAGTTTATTACTTTATGAAGTCTACCGGAAACGTTTCCCTCTGGAGAAATAA
- the epsC gene encoding serine O-acetyltransferase EpsC, with protein sequence MPTRLKEDIATIIKNDPATKSFFDAFLTNPGLHALWWHRVANFFYRHKMVLFAKVLSQAARFLTNIEIHPGATIGKRLFIDHGAGIVIGETAEIGDDVTIFHGVTLGGTGKDCGKRHPTVGDGALVSAGAKVLGPVEIGAGSRIGAGAVVLKDVPPGATVVGIPAKVVRLNGRTVGHAVPKMDELTLRIAELENIVEKLLKEKE encoded by the coding sequence ATGCCAACTCGCTTAAAAGAAGATATTGCAACAATTATAAAAAATGATCCTGCGACAAAGAGTTTTTTTGATGCTTTTTTAACTAATCCTGGGCTTCATGCACTTTGGTGGCACCGGGTGGCGAACTTTTTTTATCGTCATAAAATGGTTTTATTTGCAAAAGTGTTATCACAAGCAGCTCGTTTTTTGACTAATATAGAGATTCATCCGGGAGCAACAATTGGTAAACGTCTTTTTATTGATCATGGTGCGGGAATTGTCATCGGGGAAACGGCAGAAATTGGTGATGATGTAACGATATTTCACGGGGTTACGCTCGGTGGAACTGGAAAAGACTGCGGGAAGCGACATCCAACTGTTGGTGATGGGGCGTTAGTTTCGGCAGGTGCAAAAGTGCTCGGACCGGTGGAAATTGGAGCTGGTTCTCGAATTGGAGCAGGAGCGGTTGTTTTAAAAGATGTTCCACCTGGTGCTACTGTGGTCGGGATTCCGGCTAAAGTTGTTCGGCTTAATGGTCGTACGGTTGGTCACGCGGTTCCTAAGATGGATGAACTTACTTTACGAATTGCAGAATTAGAAAATATCGTAGAAAAACTTTTGAAGGAAAAGGAGTAG
- the cysS gene encoding cysteine--tRNA ligase, which translates to MAIQIFNTLKREKEPFKPLRDGEVKMYVCGPTVYNYIHIGNARPIIVFDTVRRYFTYRGYDVKFVSNFTDVDDKLIKAANELKLTVPEVADRFIGAYFDDVDQLNVAKASVNPRVTENMDEIIQLINTLIEKGYAYESAGDVYFRTKKFEDYGKLSGQALSELQHGARVEYNERKQDELDFTLWKAAKPGEIFWESPFGNGRPGWHIECSALAKKYLGDTIDIHAGGQDLIFPHHEDEIAQSEAATGKTFANYWMHNAFLNIDGEKMSKSLGNFITLHDVLKDNDPNVIRFFMLSVHYRKPITLNDAILEDAKNGLERLMIAYQNIDHRIQTDDGEYVEEAHQDEWLEQLTELKHAFEEDMDDDFNTANAITTFHELAKRANIYLSKEVVSVNVLREFLSMMRLFAEVLGLKLEYTQTESLDDSEVEALIEERLQARNERNFARADEIRDILKEKNIILEDTAQGTRFRRG; encoded by the coding sequence TTGGCGATACAAATTTTTAATACATTAAAACGAGAGAAAGAACCTTTTAAACCGCTGAGAGATGGCGAAGTGAAGATGTATGTATGTGGACCGACTGTATACAACTACATCCATATTGGGAACGCGCGGCCGATTATTGTATTTGATACTGTTCGGCGTTACTTCACATATCGTGGTTATGATGTGAAATTCGTATCTAATTTTACTGATGTGGATGATAAATTAATCAAAGCTGCAAATGAGCTAAAGTTGACGGTGCCAGAAGTAGCGGATCGCTTTATTGGTGCTTATTTTGATGATGTTGACCAGCTGAATGTGGCAAAAGCTAGTGTAAATCCGCGTGTAACAGAAAATATGGACGAAATCATTCAATTAATAAATACTTTAATCGAAAAAGGTTATGCGTATGAATCTGCTGGTGACGTGTATTTCCGGACGAAAAAATTCGAGGATTACGGTAAATTATCTGGGCAAGCGTTGTCGGAACTACAACATGGGGCTCGGGTCGAATATAATGAACGTAAGCAAGATGAACTCGATTTCACACTTTGGAAAGCTGCGAAACCTGGTGAAATCTTTTGGGAAAGCCCATTTGGAAATGGTCGCCCAGGTTGGCATATTGAATGCTCGGCGCTAGCTAAAAAATATCTTGGTGATACAATTGATATTCATGCGGGTGGACAAGATTTAATTTTCCCGCATCATGAAGATGAAATTGCGCAATCCGAAGCGGCAACTGGTAAAACATTTGCGAACTACTGGATGCATAATGCGTTTTTAAATATTGATGGAGAAAAAATGTCCAAATCACTAGGAAATTTTATTACTCTTCATGATGTCTTAAAAGATAATGATCCAAATGTCATTCGTTTCTTCATGTTGTCGGTACATTACCGGAAGCCGATTACATTAAATGATGCGATTTTGGAAGATGCAAAAAATGGGTTGGAACGGTTAATGATTGCGTATCAAAATATTGACCATCGTATCCAAACTGATGACGGGGAATATGTGGAAGAGGCTCATCAAGACGAATGGCTGGAACAATTGACGGAACTTAAGCACGCTTTTGAAGAAGATATGGACGATGATTTCAACACTGCAAATGCGATTACAACTTTCCATGAACTTGCGAAACGAGCGAATATTTATCTTTCAAAAGAAGTTGTTTCAGTTAATGTATTACGAGAATTTCTAAGTATGATGCGCTTATTCGCCGAAGTATTAGGCTTGAAACTGGAATATACACAAACAGAATCGCTTGATGACAGTGAAGTGGAGGCACTAATTGAAGAACGATTACAAGCTAGAAATGAACGCAATTTCGCGCGAGCAGATGAAATTCGAGACATTTTAAAAGAAAAAAATATAATTTTGGAAGACACTGCGCAAGGTACGCGGTTTAGACGGGGGTAA
- the gltX gene encoding glutamate--tRNA ligase — MSETKRVRVRYAPSPTGFLHIGNARTALFNYLFARHNDGDFIIRIEDTDAKRNVEDGEESQMKNLKWLGMDWDEGVDVPGKYGPYRQSERQSIYEPLIQKLLDEGLAYKCYCTEEELEAEREKQKANGEMPRYSGKCRHLTKEQQAEKEAQGFKPSIRFKVPANETITFNDMVKEDVSFESNGIGDFVIAKKDGIPTYNFAVAVDDHLMEISHVLRGDDHISNTPKQLLIYNAFGWEPPIFGHMTLIVNESRRKLSKRDGSIIQFIEQYRDLGYLPEALFNFIAMLGWSPEGEEEIFSKEEFIKMFDPKRLSKSPALFDNVKLTWVNNQYVKKLPLNDVVELSLPHLQKAGVVSAKLDQAELDWVHKLVSLYHEQMSYGAEIVPLSEMFFADADSITFDEEEKAVLAEETVPTVISAFKKELEALEVLEATEVKAAIKRVQKETGVKGKGLFMPIRIVTTGEMHGPELPLAIEVLGKEKVINRLDTWLQNN, encoded by the coding sequence GTGAGTGAAACAAAACGTGTGCGTGTGCGTTATGCGCCAAGTCCAACTGGATTTTTGCATATTGGGAATGCACGTACAGCCTTATTTAACTATTTATTTGCAAGACATAATGATGGGGACTTTATTATTCGGATTGAAGACACGGATGCTAAACGTAACGTGGAAGATGGCGAAGAAAGCCAAATGAAAAATCTGAAATGGCTTGGTATGGATTGGGATGAAGGGGTGGATGTTCCAGGCAAATACGGACCTTACCGCCAGTCAGAACGCCAATCTATTTACGAACCACTTATCCAAAAACTTTTGGATGAAGGTTTGGCTTATAAATGCTATTGCACTGAAGAAGAGTTAGAAGCAGAACGCGAAAAACAAAAAGCAAATGGTGAAATGCCTCGTTATAGCGGGAAATGTCGCCATTTAACAAAAGAACAACAAGCTGAAAAAGAAGCGCAAGGATTTAAACCGAGCATTCGTTTTAAAGTACCTGCAAACGAAACGATTACTTTTAACGATATGGTAAAAGAAGATGTTTCTTTTGAATCAAATGGTATTGGTGATTTTGTTATTGCAAAAAAAGATGGTATTCCAACTTATAATTTTGCTGTAGCTGTAGATGATCACTTAATGGAAATTTCTCATGTGCTTCGCGGGGATGATCATATTTCTAATACACCGAAACAATTACTTATTTATAATGCGTTTGGCTGGGAACCACCAATTTTCGGTCATATGACACTTATTGTGAATGAAAGCAGACGTAAACTAAGTAAACGTGATGGTTCGATTATTCAATTTATTGAGCAGTATCGCGACCTAGGTTACTTGCCAGAAGCGTTGTTTAATTTTATTGCGATGCTTGGTTGGTCACCAGAAGGCGAAGAAGAAATTTTCTCTAAAGAAGAATTCATTAAAATGTTTGATCCGAAGCGTTTATCGAAATCGCCAGCCTTGTTTGATAATGTTAAATTAACATGGGTAAATAACCAATATGTTAAGAAATTACCGCTAAATGATGTAGTAGAGTTATCTTTACCACATTTGCAAAAAGCAGGAGTAGTTTCTGCTAAACTTGATCAAGCTGAACTTGATTGGGTTCACAAGTTAGTTTCTCTTTATCATGAACAAATGAGTTATGGTGCAGAAATCGTGCCACTTTCTGAAATGTTCTTTGCAGATGCCGATTCGATTACATTTGACGAGGAAGAAAAAGCAGTTCTTGCAGAAGAAACTGTGCCAACTGTTATTTCGGCCTTCAAAAAAGAATTGGAAGCTCTAGAAGTTCTAGAAGCGACAGAAGTAAAAGCGGCAATCAAACGTGTTCAAAAAGAAACTGGTGTTAAAGGTAAAGGGCTATTTATGCCGATTCGAATTGTGACTACAGGCGAAATGCATGGACCTGAATTGCCACTTGCTATTGAAGTGCTTGGTAAGGAAAAAGTAATTAATCGTTTAGATACATGGTTGCAAAATAATTAA
- a CDS encoding RNA polymerase sporulation sigma factor SigH: protein MDNSVNQEEMTMLELARSGDTDALEYFFSKYQSVIYWKSTQYFLQGAERDDLIQEAMIGLFKAIRDYDKTKEASFRSFAEMCINRQLLSAVKRASRQKNIPLNNSVSLDTPMAEDDVDWTLLDVISEKAAETPEDFLIKNEDLTHVARQLEEVTSEFEKQVLKQYLEGKSYQEMAVFFGKKEKAIDNALQRVKKKMMKQFD from the coding sequence GTGGATAATTCAGTAAATCAAGAAGAAATGACTATGCTTGAACTGGCTAGAAGCGGTGATACAGATGCATTAGAATATTTTTTCAGTAAGTACCAATCGGTTATTTACTGGAAATCAACACAATATTTTTTGCAAGGTGCCGAGCGAGATGATTTAATTCAAGAAGCGATGATTGGTTTGTTCAAGGCAATTCGGGATTATGATAAAACAAAAGAAGCCTCTTTTCGCTCTTTTGCGGAAATGTGCATTAACAGACAACTTCTTTCAGCGGTGAAAAGGGCTTCGCGGCAGAAGAATATTCCGCTGAACAACTCTGTTTCGCTTGATACTCCGATGGCGGAAGATGACGTAGACTGGACTTTGCTCGATGTTATTTCTGAAAAAGCAGCCGAAACCCCAGAAGATTTCCTGATTAAAAATGAAGATTTAACCCATGTAGCACGTCAATTAGAAGAAGTTACAAGTGAATTTGAAAAACAAGTCCTAAAACAATATTTAGAAGGTAAAAGTTATCAAGAAATGGCGGTTTTCTTCGGTAAAAAAGAAAAAGCAATTGATAATGCCTTACAACGAGTGAAAAAGAAAATGATGAAACAGTTTGATTAA
- the nusG gene encoding transcription termination/antitermination protein NusG — translation MGCGQTNNGKNWYVVHTYSGYENKVKANLEKRVESMGMSDKIFRVIVPEEEETEIKNGKTKTIKRKVFPGYVLVEIVMTDDSWYVVRNTPGVTGFVGSSGSGSKPTPLLPEEADRILKSMGMVEKRAEADFEIGETVMVKEGPFADFSGKVDEMDNDKGKAKVMVNMFGRETPVEVDFNQIEKI, via the coding sequence ATAGGATGCGGCCAAACAAACAATGGAAAAAATTGGTATGTAGTTCATACTTACTCCGGTTATGAAAATAAAGTCAAAGCAAACTTAGAAAAACGTGTAGAATCAATGGGGATGTCAGATAAAATTTTCCGTGTTATCGTACCGGAAGAAGAAGAAACAGAAATAAAAAATGGTAAAACAAAAACAATTAAACGTAAAGTTTTCCCTGGTTATGTACTTGTGGAAATCGTAATGACAGATGATTCTTGGTATGTAGTTCGTAATACACCAGGTGTCACTGGGTTTGTCGGTTCATCCGGCTCCGGTTCAAAACCAACACCATTACTTCCAGAAGAAGCAGATCGTATCCTTAAAAGCATGGGTATGGTTGAAAAACGTGCTGAAGCTGATTTCGAAATTGGCGAAACAGTTATGGTTAAAGAAGGACCATTCGCGGACTTCTCTGGTAAAGTGGACGAAATGGACAACGACAAAGGTAAAGCGAAAGTCATGGTTAACATGTTCGGTCGTGAAACTCCAGTCGAAGTTGATTTCAATCAAATCGAAAAAATTTAA
- the rpmG gene encoding 50S ribosomal protein L33 produces MKKKTSLACSECGSRNYTVNVSGTQKETRLEVKKFCRHCNKHTLHRETK; encoded by the coding sequence ATGAAGAAGAAAACATCCCTTGCTTGTTCTGAGTGCGGTTCAAGAAACTATACAGTCAATGTCAGCGGGACACAGAAAGAGACACGCTTAGAAGTGAAAAAATTCTGTCGACACTGCAATAAACATACATTACATCGAGAAACAAAATAG